The region ACCAGAAGATGTTTATTATCATTACCGACAATACATATCGGCTGATCCACCAAGTCAAGAACGTCCTGGGTGGCAACCTGCGCATAACAACCCGTCACAACAATGCGCGCGGCAGGATTGGTGCGCAGAGCGCGGCGGATAAGCTGGCGGGACTGGGAACCGGCCTTACCGGTGACCGCACAGGTATTGACCACATAGATATCTGCTTTTTGGGTAAACGGCAGCACCTCCACCCCATGCTCTTTAAAGCGACTGGTAAATGAGGCTGTTTCAAACTGATTAACCTTGCAGCCCAGCGTAATCAGAGCAACCGTTTTTTGTTTATTAGTCACATCTATCCCCAATTATCTCTCCACCGCCAACAAGCTCATCATTTTTATATAAAACGGCGAACTGTCCGGGCGTTATAGCTCTTTGCGGTTCTGCAAACCGGATAGAATAGCCACTACTGGCCAGCGCTTCAACAACGGCAGGTGAGGCCTGATGCCTATACCGTATTTTCACATCAAAGGTCTGCGGCATATCCGGCACCGAACCAGATAACCAGTTCATCGCATCGACCACAAGGGCATCCTGCCATAAATCATCTTCTTTGCCAATAATGACCTGGTTCTGGTCGGTATCTAACTTCACCACATAATAGGGCGTCGCATCGGGAATGCCAAGGCCTTTACGCTGACCAACAGTGTAATTATGGAGTCCATCATGCTTTTTCTTGATTTCGCCGGCTATCGTGACAAAATCACCACTGTTTGGCGGAATATCGGTAAAAAAATCTTTGAGATTCCTGCCTTCCATAAAACAGACGTCCTGGCTTTCCTTGCCATGCTTGCCCTGCAAGCCCAGCTGTCCCGCTAACTCATAGACCTTAGGCTTGGTAAGTTCACCCAGGGGGAAGATGACCCTTTGCAGCTGTGCCTGGGTCAACCGACAAAGAAAATAGGATTGGTCTTTGCGGGGATCATCCCCTTTCAATAAATGTACGATCCCAGCCGCATCCCGAACTGTTTTTACGTAGTGGCCGGTAGCCAGCTTCTCAATACCCTGTTTGTCTGCAAATTCAAGAAGTTTACCGAACTTGATTTCATGATTACAGATCACGCAGGGATTTGGTGTTTTCCCCTGGCAATAGGTCTTTGAGAAATAGTTCAACACCTTGGCGCTAAACGGCTCAGACAAGTCGACCATCGAAACCGGCAGATCGAGGAACCTGGCGATATGCTGCACCCGTTCAAACTGTTCCTCCACATCAGACTGCGACAGCCTCATGAACACGCCATGCACCTCAAAACCCTGCTGAACAAGAGACGCCGCGGTAACCGAACTGTCAACTCCACCGCTCATCGCCACCAGAATTTTCTTTTGCGAACTGCCTGACTGTGCCATTCAACCTGCCCTTGAGTTAATGCCATTCTTAATGTAAAAATGATATTGAATATACATTTAATGCAATAGAAAGCAAATCCACGATAACAACAGCAACTGATTTTTTTCACAAACCCGTAAAGGCTCTCAATGGCAACCAACATAACACCCAAAACGCTACTTCCAGAACTATTAGCCCCCGCCGGAAGCCTTGAAAAACTAAAGACCGCAGTTCATTACGGAGCCGATGCTGTCTACCTCGGTGGCAGCTCATACAGTTTGCGTGCCCACGCAGTAATGGGCAGAGCCAACTTGGCCGAAGCGATAGCCTACGCTCACGATCATAAAGTCAAAACCTATATCACTGTTAATATCATGGCCCATAACTGCGATCTTGGGCCTCTGCCTGAGTATCTTAATTTTTTGCGGGAAGCTGGAGCAGATGGCCTCATTATTGGAGACCCCGGCATAGTCAGTATTGCCAAAGAAACGGTGCCGGAGCTACCAATTCACCTGAGTACGCAGGCCAATGTGACAAATAAGGCCTCGGCCCTGTTCTGGCAGAATCAAGGTGTCGAGCGTCTTAACCTGGCCCGGGAACTGTCACTCAAAGAGATTCAAGAAATTAGAGAAGCAGTTACATTAAAACTTGAAATCTTTGTACATGGTGCCCTCTGCATCTCTTACTCCGGCCGCTGCTCTCTGAGCCTCTACATGACCGGCAGGGACGCCAA is a window of Desulfobulbaceae bacterium DNA encoding:
- the mnmA gene encoding tRNA 2-thiouridine(34) synthase MnmA, which codes for MAQSGSSQKKILVAMSGGVDSSVTAASLVQQGFEVHGVFMRLSQSDVEEQFERVQHIARFLDLPVSMVDLSEPFSAKVLNYFSKTYCQGKTPNPCVICNHEIKFGKLLEFADKQGIEKLATGHYVKTVRDAAGIVHLLKGDDPRKDQSYFLCRLTQAQLQRVIFPLGELTKPKVYELAGQLGLQGKHGKESQDVCFMEGRNLKDFFTDIPPNSGDFVTIAGEIKKKHDGLHNYTVGQRKGLGIPDATPYYVVKLDTDQNQVIIGKEDDLWQDALVVDAMNWLSGSVPDMPQTFDVKIRYRHQASPAVVEALASSGYSIRFAEPQRAITPGQFAVLYKNDELVGGGEIIGDRCD